One Natrinema longum genomic window, TTCCCGAGCGTCGGCAAGTCCTCCCTGCTGAACTCGCTGACCAACGCCGAGAGCGAGACCGGCTCCTACGAGTTCACGACTCTGGACGTCAATCCGGGCATGCTGAACCACCGCGGTGCGAACATCCAGTTGCTGGACGTGCCGGGGCTGATCGAGGGCGCGGCGGCGGGCAAAGGCGGCGGCCAGCAGGTGCTCGCAGTCGTTCGGAACGCCGACCTGATCATCTTCATGCTCTCGGTGTTCGAAATCGAGCAGTACGATCGGCTCCAGGAAGAACTCTACGACATCAACATCCGCGTCGACCAGGAGCCCCCGAAGGTCACGGTCCGACCGAAGATCAAAGACGGCATCAAGATTACCTCGAGTACCGACCAGGACTTAGACGAGAAGACGATCAAGGACGTCCTCCGCGAACACGGCTACGTCAACGCCGATCTGAACCTCCAGGAGAACGTCTCCATCGACCGGCTGGTCGACGGCCTGATGGAGAACCGGGAGTACATCCCCTCGATCACCTGCGTCAACAAGGTCGACCTGATCGATCCCGACTACAAGGAGACGGTCGACGAGCAGTTGCGCCAGCGCGATCTCGACCCCGAGGAGGTTACCTTCATCAGCGCCGAAGAGGAGAAAGGCCTCGACGTACTCAAAGACCGCATCTGGGAGCGACTCGGGCTCATCCGCGTCTACATGGACAAACCCGGTCGCGGCATCGACTGGGAGGAACCGCTCGTCGTCGAGCAGGGGACCACCGTCGGCGAGGCCGTCGAGAAACTCGGCGGGGAGATGGAAGAGCGGTTCCGCTTCGCGCGGGTGACCGGTCCCAGCGCCGCCCACGATCAACAGCAGGTCGGGAAGGATCACGTCCTCGAGGACGAGGACGTGTTGAAACTGATTCTGCGTCGGTAGCCGATCCGGTCCCGTCGCGAATACGTATCGTCCCGACACGCGTTCTGGGACTGTTTCATAGAGCCATCCTCATTCAAAAATGTGAATTTATAGGATTTTGAAAGTTTGAAGCCGTCTCTCCCACACATCTAAACCAAATCTGGTATCTCATTTGCCACGAATTGCATCGGAACGGTGAAAAATATACGACTGCCCGAAGACTAGGTAGGTATGGCTGATTTCGGCGCACTCTCGCTCGTCCCGCCGTTGCTCGCGATCGTCCTCGCGATCTGGACGCGGCGGCCGATCCTTTCGCTGTTCCTGGGGATCTGGTCGGGCGGCGTTATCGCAACCGGGAGTATCGGCATCGGACAAACGTTCGACTGGATCGCCGAGTCGATCGCGGACGTGTTTCACGCACAGATCCTGATCTTCACCCTGTTGCTGGGATCGGGCGTCGCGCTCATCTGGCGACTCGGCGGTGCGACCGCCGTCGGAAACTGGGCGACGAACCGCCTCGAGACTCCGCGCAACGCCGGAGCGGCGACGTGGATACTGGGACTGCTCCTGTTTTTCGACGATTACGCCAACACGGCGATCGTCGGCAGTACGATGCGCGAGATTTCCGATCGGATGCGCATCTCCCGGGAAAAGCTCTCCTACATCGTCGACTCGACGGCCGCGCCCGTGGCGACGATCGGGCTCTCGAGTTGGGTCGCGTTCCAGCTGTCGATGATCGACGAGGGATACACCGCCCTCGTCGAGAGCGAGGAGTACGCCCTCGCCGCGGCCGACACGCCGGGGGCGTTCCAGACGTTCGTCGGATCGATTCCGTTCAACACGTATTCGCTACTGGCGATCGTGATGGTGGGCATCATCGTCCTGTCCCAGCGTGACTACGGGGAGATGCTCGACGCCGAACACCGATCCTGGCGGACGGGGAAGGTAAACCGCGACGAGGCCCAGCCCCTCCAGGAGGTCGAGAAGGATCTGGGGGCACCGATCGAGGAGCGGCCGATGCTCCGGACGTTCTTCGCGCCGATCCTCGTGTTGATCGCGGTCACGCTCTCGGGTGCGTTCTGGACCGGCTATCAGACGTGGGTCTCGGACCAGGCCGAGGCGGGTGCGCCGACGTCGCTCGAGACGGCTGTCGACAACGACGGCCTCGTGCAGGTACTGGTCGACGTCGTCGGTGCCGGCGACTTCGCCGCCGCGCTCGTCTGGGGGTCGTTCGCGATGGTCGCGACCCTGATCCTCTTCGGACTGGCCTACGACCTCTTCGATCTCGGTGACGGCGTCGAGACGGTACTCGACGGGTTCGCCCTCATGCTGACCGCGGTGACGATTCTGGTCCTCGCCTGGTCGATCAGTGCGGTCGCCGAGGAACTCGGTACGGGCAGCTACGTCGCCGGCATCGCGGAAGGTGTCGTCTCACCGGCCGTCCTCCCGATCGTCGTGTTGCTCGTCTCCGCGTTCGTCGCGTTCACCATGGGGTCGTCGTGGGCGACGATGGGTATCGTCACGCCGATCTCGATCCGCGTCGCCTACGAACTCACCGGCACGTTCGAACTCATGCCGGTGATGGTCGGCGCGGTGTTCTCGGGTGCGATCTTCGGGGATCACTCGTCGCCGATCTCCGACACCTCGGTGCTCTCGGCGACGTTCACCGGGGCCGATCTCATCGATCACATCC contains:
- a CDS encoding OBG GTPase family GTP-binding protein — its product is MGLEDEIEAIEEEIANTPYNKSTEAHIGRLKSKLAEKKEKLENQQSGSGGGGGYSVEKHGDATVALVGFPSVGKSSLLNSLTNAESETGSYEFTTLDVNPGMLNHRGANIQLLDVPGLIEGAAAGKGGGQQVLAVVRNADLIIFMLSVFEIEQYDRLQEELYDINIRVDQEPPKVTVRPKIKDGIKITSSTDQDLDEKTIKDVLREHGYVNADLNLQENVSIDRLVDGLMENREYIPSITCVNKVDLIDPDYKETVDEQLRQRDLDPEEVTFISAEEEKGLDVLKDRIWERLGLIRVYMDKPGRGIDWEEPLVVEQGTTVGEAVEKLGGEMEERFRFARVTGPSAAHDQQQVGKDHVLEDEDVLKLILRR
- a CDS encoding Na+/H+ antiporter NhaC family protein encodes the protein MADFGALSLVPPLLAIVLAIWTRRPILSLFLGIWSGGVIATGSIGIGQTFDWIAESIADVFHAQILIFTLLLGSGVALIWRLGGATAVGNWATNRLETPRNAGAATWILGLLLFFDDYANTAIVGSTMREISDRMRISREKLSYIVDSTAAPVATIGLSSWVAFQLSMIDEGYTALVESEEYALAAADTPGAFQTFVGSIPFNTYSLLAIVMVGIIVLSQRDYGEMLDAEHRSWRTGKVNRDEAQPLQEVEKDLGAPIEERPMLRTFFAPILVLIAVTLSGAFWTGYQTWVSDQAEAGAPTSLETAVDNDGLVQVLVDVVGAGDFAAALVWGSFAMVATLILFGLAYDLFDLGDGVETVLDGFALMLTAVTILVLAWSISAVAEELGTGSYVAGIAEGVVSPAVLPIVVLLVSAFVAFTMGSSWATMGIVTPISIRVAYELTGTFELMPVMVGAVFSGAIFGDHSSPISDTSVLSATFTGADLIDHIRTQLYYAGTVLFVVIVCYALYGFLGVSPVLFLPLGVVLLVGLVYGLSAVDAQRKGLVPRASSVDVDRTDRTPDAEPGSAPEDLD